GTCGTTGAGTTCTCAATGTAATATTACTTATAGtttctattaataattaaaatatttttttaacaaaataaattagaaaaaatataaatgttgaaatggaaaaggaaaaaggaaaaaactaaaatagaatatGACTAAAGCTTCGTGAAAAAAATGATTGAAGATGTGTAAGAAATCAGaacattttacattttctttattaaattgctgacaaaatatttttctctctctcttcttcttttgttcccTCACTACCATCATTTACAGAGGGAAGAGATGagaaaaattatatgttaatattatgATCTTACAAGATAAGATCTTTTGTTGTGTTGTCTTCGCGTTAGGCGCTGATCCCTCTTCCGTTGTGGATTATCCTTCCTGATCGCGGATTATGGTTTCGGCTTTTGGTTTGTAAGTTTTAAAGTTTCAGTGGAATTATATTGATAAATTCCAGGGCTTGTTTGAatctttctttttatcagtTTGTTTGGGTTTTCATCTAACAGATGATAATTTTTCTTCATTATATTTATGTGGGATTAAAGATGTTAAATGGGCCTCATGTCCATGGATTAGCCATGTCCAAATCCAATTGGACTGACCATATTAGACCCAAAACTAAAGTTGTCCAATTGAGTCAAAATCCAATAAATCCCAAATTCGATGGGCTTAACCCATTTGGACATGGGGTCCAATAATCTtcaaaaaattagggttttcaacATTTGGGGGAAAAATCAAACatcgattctctctctctctctctctctctctctctctctctctctctctctctctctctctctctctcctctcgaCATACCTCGACGTCTATCTCGCCTTTCATCGTCGTCTATCTCGCTTTTCATCGTCGTCTATCTCGCTTTTCATCGTCGTTTATCTCGCCTCTCGATGCCTCTCTCACCTCTCTCGGCCTCGACGTCTCTCTCAGACCTCGGTCTCTCCGTCTCGAGACGTATTTATCCCCCTCTCCGTCTCGACGCCTCTCTCTGTCTCAGCTCTCCGTCTCGACTCGACTCTcagtatctctctctctctcttcttcaattGGCTTCATATTCACTTGTTTACATGTCTGTTTTGTTCGATTTTGATGGGTCTGTTGATGGGTTTGCGATTCTGGGTTCATGGCTTAtaagttgtaacttgtaaggTCTAATGAGTCATGGTTTGTGTTGATGGAATGATGGGTTTCTCTGATTGCTTAACATGCTTTGCGATTTAATTGTTGTTTCTGAAGATTCTCATTTGTTTGTAAGCTGGGTTTATGTTCGTAACTTGCTTACATAGTTACATTTCTTGTGAGTTGTGTATTGATTTCTTTAGAAAGGTGTAACTTATAACTTGTATGGTGTTTCTGTTCATCGCTTTTGCTAGTAATATGTTTAATGATTCATGACTTGTAACTTGCTTGCATTGCTTTATAATGTTTGATGGTTCTCATTTCTGAtgtgtttctggttctagtttctGGTTCATGGCTTGTTTCTAGTTCACGCTTATAACTTGTACTTTTGATTTCTGATGGGTTTGCGATTTgattgttgtaatatgtttctGTTCATTGCTTAGAAGGGTTTGCGATTTgattgttgtaatatgtttttgTTCATTGCTTAATGAGTTTGTGGTTCTATTGCTTTCATGGCTTGTTTCTAGTAAACTTCACGCTTATAACTAATGATTCTCATTTGTCTTGTTTACTTTCAGATGGATAATAGGAGTATAATGAGTTTAAACAACGATAATGACTACGTGAGTGAGAATGAGGATTCAGAATAGGAAACAGATGAGAACAATCCTGTGGTGGACGAGTCTCTCATGAGTACAACCGAGATGGTGAAAAGTAAACAAAAGCGTAGACATTCTAAGTGTTGGAATTACTTCACTATAGAAGGAGATAAGATGCCTGATGGTAAATTTAAATGTGTCTACACCTACTGTAAACGCTACTACTTCCTAGACTTGCATAGAAATGGAACTAATACTATGATTCGCCATTCGAAACACCCCTGGTAGTGCCCAAGCTGGAACTGGTGCTTGGAAGATCAATGAGATGATATTTCGAGAAATGATTTATTTGGCTATTGTCGAGCATAGAAGGGTTAGGGAAGGTTTTCAGTATGCCAACCCGATCATCAAGTTCTGGTATAGGAACATAGCAGTTGCAGATGTCCTTAAGATCTTTGAGAGGGAGAAAATGAAGCTTAGACAGGTGTTAAGTGAGGTTTCAGGTAGGGTTTGTCTGACGACTGATCTGTGGAGAGCAATAACCATTGAAGGTTATCTCTGTCTTACTGCTGACTCTTGATGCTAACTAGAACCTTAGAGCTGAGATCCTCTCTTTTTGCGCTTTTCGTCCACCCCATTATGGTCCTGCCATTGCCATGAAACTGATGGAGCTGATTAAAGAATGGGGTTTGTATAAGAAGGTCTTCACAATAACCGTAGACAATGCTTTCTCTAATAACAACATGCAAGGAGTTCTAAAGAGGCAACTTAGAGAGAATTTAGTTTGCAGTGGAGAGTTCTTCCACATCCTTCCACATCAGATGTGCTGCACATATTCTGAACCTTATTGTCCAAGATGGATTAGCTGCAATAAGTGAGGCCTTGGAGAAGATCAGGGACAGCGTTAAATATGTCAAGGTTACCGAGTCTAGAGAGCTGTTGTTTCAAGGCTGCGTGGAGACTGTTGGGATTGTTAAGAAAGGGGGTTTAGTTTTAGATGTTACTACATGGTGGAACTCAACCTCTCTGATGCTGTCTTGGGTTCTTTACTACAAAGAGACATTTAGGAACCTTGCAGAAATCGAGACAAGTTACCAGAGTTTACCTACAGAGTCAGAGTGGTTAAGAGCAGAGCTGATTTATGGTTTATTACATCCGTCTGATCAGATGACAAATCTCATTTCTGGCTCTTCTTACCCTACATCGAATCTGTACTTTATGGAAGTATGGAAAATTCAAAGTTGGTTGAGATCAAACGAGTTCTGTGAAAATGAAGTGATTGGTGAAATGGTGGCTTCAATGAAGGTCAAATTCGATAAGTATTGGACTGAATACAGCGATATTCTAGTCATTGCAGCAGTGTTAGATCCTAGTCTAAAGCTTAAGGTTTAGGAGTACTGCTACAACAGTCTAGATCTAGCAAgctgtaaatctaaaatggatTACATATGGAATAAGATGTTGAAGCTGTATGGAGTTTACAAGAAGAAGAATACTAGTACACAGAGTTCACAAGAAGCAGATGCTCTACCAGCTGGTTATGGTGTAAGTTATTTAAAAGCAAAGCTTTAGATGTGCATTTAAGTTATTTAAAATCAACTAATAATATCTTTCTTGGCAGGGCTTCTATGCGTTCTTCTCTCAACAAGCAGGAACAGGAAAATTTGCTTTGGATTTGTATTTGAGTGAACCGTTGCAAATCAAAACTTAGATGTCATCAAGTATTGGAAGGACAATTCAAACCGGTTTTAAGGAGCTGTCTCGAATGGCATGTGATGTCCTATGCATCCTAATAACAACAGTGTCGTCTGAGTCATCTTTAGTGTGGGAAGTCGCGTTCTTAGCAAGTACAGAAGCCGCCTTCTTCCATCAAATGTTCAAGCTTTGATCTGTGCTAGAAACTGGATTCGTGGTTTTGAAGTGATTGGTGAGTTTGTTGAATTTATAATCGAGTTTTGTAGGTGAAATTATTGAGTAACTTCTCTTGTTTTGTAGCTGGATGCGATttggatgaggaagataaggAAGAGGCCTTAGATGAGGAAGCAGAAGAAAGTGGAAGGAAGAAGACCCGACTCAATTACATGCATAATCACTTAGAATTTATGTTTCTATCACTTCTTGTTTTACGAAGAATGAGAAGAAACTGAATGATGAGTTTAGTATCAttagaagaaaatgaatgatGGGTTTAGTATCATCAGGAGAAAATGAATGATGGGTTTAGTATTCTCTTTCAGATGGGTTTTGTTTGCTTGTTTGTGTTGATGGATTTCTCTGATTTTGTTGATGGTTTTCTCTGAATTATCTGTGCTCGCTTTGGACATGAATTGCCTCCTTTTCTTGTATCTAAATCGTGGACTTGAGCTATGTAATTCATCAGtgtcttgtttcttgtttgCATATGAAGTCTTGCCTTTGTTTGTGCTTGCTTTAGATATTAATTGCCTCCTTTTCTTGTATCTGAATCATTTTGTCTTTGTATttccttctttctttttatCTGAATCATTTTGTCTTCGTCTGTGTGCTCGCTTTAGACATGAATTGCTTCCTTTCCTTGTATATGAATCTTGGGTTTGAACTATGTAATTCATCAGTGTCTTGTTTCTGGTTTGTATATGAAGTTTTGTTTCTATTATTAATAACACCTCATCCTCTGTTACAGGCTTTGACGGTGATAATAGAAGAAGtcgagaagaacaagaagaaaacaTAACTGAAATTTAGTTATGTATAAATGAACCTAACTTATGCTTTGAAGTTTGGATTATGTATAAATGAACCTAATTTATGCTTTTACATTATGTATGAACCTTGTTTAGGCTTTTGGATGATGTATGAATTTTATCTATGTTGTTgaattctacaaaaaaaaaatgaaattatgttAAATATGAACTTTGTATGTTAacactgatttttttaattgggTCCCGTGGACAGCCCATTTGgaattgtcattttagatttgGACAATTTGGACTGAATATAATTTGGGTTTCAACAAATAATGTCTAATAAACTGATTTGTCTATTTAGACATGCATATTTGGACATGGACACTCCATTTGACATCTCTATGCTGGATGAAGTTCTCCGGATGTTGAAAACACCAAGTTTTTGGGTTTAATTGGTTTTGATTGTTGTAAGATAAGCAGATTTGGAGCTTTCTAGTTGAAGTGTTCCAAAAAATGTCTTGATTATAATCTGTCCAAGTGTCTCCCATTTCTAATTAtctggtgaagaagaagaagattcagCGTCTCCCCTAGGCGATCAACATAGAAAGGTGGTAGCAGTGAACGCGGCGTCGCTGAGGTGTAAAGAGGAGGCTGCAGGCGATTTTGGTGGAGACATGAAAAGTTACCGGAAGTATTGAAGCAGTGTCATGCAGACACAAGATTAAACACGTGTTTATCAAATTAGGTTTAGTTTAGGTATGTAAAACACGCGTCTCTGGAAAATTAGTTTGGATTGTATTTTGAGCTGGTCTGTTCTGCTACATATGAGTCCATTGAGTTTTAATTAGAAAAATTAGGCCAAATAAccttaaaaaaactattattcacaaaataaccaaaattcCAACCTCtctcctttttttcttcttatttcttTCTATCTTACTACAAAactaatttcttttttcttttggttatttcACAGATAAacctttttaattataacaagttgacaaaaaaaattgctgataaaacaatatgattaaaatgattttttttttcatcaattgCATTAATTATTAAGAAGAGTTTACATAGTCATTATGCAACAAATATGAGACTGATCTAGgaacataataataaaattcaaataattcCAGTGTATCTATCTTGGCTAACTTGTATGCCACTTCATTGCCATCTCTGTTGATCCATTTGAATTCAACCTCCTGGAATTGTCTGCTCCACCATCTTGCTTCTCTAATCCAGTTATACAAACCAAACTGCAATTTCCTTGATTGTAAATTATCAATCATTTTCTTGTTATCACCTTCAAAGATCACTTTATTATAGTCTCTTATCCAACATTGTTGCATAGCTACTATTAGTGCATTATATTCCGCTTCCAACAGTGATGAAACCCTATTTCATTTTGCATGACCTGCTCCTCTATATTCACCATAATCACCACGTATCACCCATCCCAACTTACATTGGGTTACTGTTGAAGTAAAAGATGCATCAAAGTTGCATTTATACCATCCTTGTCGTGGTTTATGCCAACTACCAGTTCGAGAGGTTTCAGTCAAACTCCTATGATTATTTTGTTGCGGAGTACTCGTGTTTCTTGCCTTTGACCACTCTTGTGCTTCTGTTTTCGCTTGTTCCAAAACTCTCCACC
The window above is part of the Brassica napus cultivar Da-Ae chromosome C3, Da-Ae, whole genome shotgun sequence genome. Proteins encoded here:
- the LOC106447888 gene encoding zinc finger BED domain-containing protein RICESLEEPER 2-like, which encodes MIYLAIVEHRRVREGFQYANPIIKFWYRNIAVADVLKIFEREKMKLRQNLRAEILSFCAFRPPHYGPAIAMKLMELIKEWGLYKKVFTITVDNAFSNNNMQGVLKRCAAHILNLIVQDGLAAISEALEKIRDSVKYVKVTESRELLFQGCVETVGIVKKGGLVLDVTTWWNSTSLMLSWVLYYKETFRNLAEIETSYQSLPTESEWLRAELIYGLLHPSDQMTNLISGSSYPTSNLYFMEVWKIQSWLRSNEFCENEVIGEMVASMKVKFDKYWTEYSDILVIAAVLDPSLKLKMLKLYGVYKKKNTSTQSSQEADALPAGYGGFYAFFSQQAGTGKFALDLYLSEPLQIKT